Proteins from one Desmodus rotundus isolate HL8 chromosome 9, HLdesRot8A.1, whole genome shotgun sequence genomic window:
- the GPR142 gene encoding probable G-protein coupled receptor 142, with translation MRLEGQETAGQPRVTMLPTPNGSGPSQEFGGHWPETPERSPCVAGVIPVIYYSILLGLGLPVNLLTAVALARLVTRTRKTSYCYLLALTASDIVTQLVIVFAGFLLQGAVLAREVPRAAVRTANVLEFAANHASVWIAVLLTVDRYWALCHPLRHRASSSPGRTRRDITAVLGAALLTGIPFYWWLDVWRDAGPPSTLDKALKWAHCLTVYFIPCGVFLVTNVAVVCRLRRRGRRGLPPRVDKSTAILLGLTTLFTFLWAPRISVMLYHLYVAPVHRDWRVHLALDVANMVAMLNTVVNFGLYCFVSRTFRATVRGVVHDAHLPCVGRSQPKGPGVEPVLKPPGLPKGVEL, from the exons ATGAGGCTTGAGGGACAAGAGACAG CTGGCCAGCCACGAGTGACCATGCTGCCCACACCCAATGGCAGCGGGCCCAGCCAGGAGTTCGGAGGCCATTGGCCAGAGACCCCAGAGAGGTCCCCGTGTGTGGCCGGTGTCATCCCCGTGATCTACTACAGCatcctgctgggcctggggctgcctg TCAACCTCCTGACCGCGGTGGCCCTGGCCCGCCTTGTCACCAGGACCAGGAAGACCTCTTACTGCTACCTCCTGGCGCTCACGGCCTCGGATATCGTCACCCAGCTGGTCATTGTGTTCGCTGGCTTCCTCCTGCAGGGAGCCGTGCTGGCCCGGGAGGTGCCCCGGGCGGCCGTGCGCACGGCCAATGTCCTGGAGTTTGCCGCAAACCACGCCTCAGTCTGGATCGCTGTCCTGCTCACGGTCGACCGGTACTGGGCCCTGTGCCACCCCCTGCGCCATCGGGCATCATCGTCCCCGGGCCGGACCCGCCGGGACATCACCGCGGTCCTTGGAGCTGCCCTTCTGACTGGCATCCCCTTCTACTGGTGGCTGGATGTGTGGAGGGACGCAGGCCCCCCCAGCACCTTGGACAAGGCCCTCAAATGGGCTCACTGCCTTACCGTCTATTTCATCCCCTGCGGCGTCTTCCTGGTCACCAATGTGGCCGTCGTCTGCCGGCTACGGAGGAGGGGCCGGCGCGGGCTGCCGCCACGGGTGGACAAAAGCACGGCCATCCTGCTGGGCCTCACCACGCTCTTCACCTTCCTCTGGGCACCCCGGATCTCTGTCATGCTCTACCACCTGTACGTGGCCCCTGTCCACCGGGACTGGAGAGTCCACCTGGCCTTGGACGTGGCCAACATGGTGGCCATGCTCAACACAGTGGTCAACTTTGGGCTCTACTGCTTTGTCAGCAGGACTTTCCGGGCCACCGTCCGAGGGGTCGTCCACGATGCCCACCTGCCCTGCGTGGGGCGGTCACAGCCAAAGGGCCCAGGGGTGGAGCCCGTGCTGAAACCTCCAGGGCTCCCCAAAGGGGTGGAATTGTAG